In the genome of Crassostrea angulata isolate pt1a10 chromosome 6, ASM2561291v2, whole genome shotgun sequence, the window TTTCAGTTGTTTATTGTTTTCAACATCCATAATGAGAAAAGggatttaaaaagttcaaaatatcTGATAAAGAAATAAGTTGTAACTTACACATGTATCACGCAAAActgttcagaaaaaaaatacgaCCAGAACTGGATTGAAGCGGGGAAAAAACATGAGACGACGAGGATCTCGCAAATCTTGTATTAGCTTTTGCTTATCTTGCCTTTATTTCTTATATACTTAGAAATTAGACCGGTTAAATGAATAAGTATTCCAAAGTaaatttctctttctctctgatGTTTGGATATTGAAGtgagcaaattaaaaaataaggtCCAACTcaagatttaatgattattaTAAACGTGtagaaatttaaaagaaaagtacgTGTCCAAATTTTTTAGCCTAATTAAGACATCACATTGACGATCACGAAAAACACAATAGCCACTAAGACAACAATAGACAGGTTGCTTAGAAAGCAAATTCGGTCTAAACAGCATGCCAGAATCTTCCATGTCAAGGGTGCAGCCTCCGATTTTTCTGGGTCTTTGATGTCTTCTAAGTCGACGTTTGATGAAAAGTTTCTCACAGTTCCAGTCCGTTTGTTGCCGGAAGTACGGAAAGAACAAGTAAATAATCtgtagattttaacataaaatgatgcaattttttcattttcttctcgGAAATGAAGGCGCAAAATATATATTGTCTCGACACAAATTAACGCAGAGATAACTAAATAAACTGTCAACACATATCCAATCACTGGCATAGGTTTAGAAACTTGCGGAAGACCTTCTGATACAAGAGTAAGAAAAACCGCCAAAGCAAGGAGACACGTGATGGAGTAGCCCACACGTTCGCCGCTGTTTGGTGGCAAAATGAAAACTAATGTGTTCAAAATCAACATTGTGAACACGGGGATCAGAAGATTGGTAACGAAAAACAAAGCCCGCCTCTTCAAGTTTAGACTGAATACTACGACGGAGTAGTAGGACAGAGTTTCAGATCTGGTCTCTGTTGACAGCAACTCCCAGGCTCCGTTTTCAGTGAAATATGTCAAATTGACAACTGAGACTAACGGATACATCATGACTACCTGGGTAGTGTAGTCCCAAGCcatgatttttatttcacagGTTTGTTTGTCAAAAGGGAAATATGTTGTATCAAAGTCACATGTTGTTTGATACCGATCAGCTATGTTCCAGTAAGCGAGTCCATCGtagaaatattgtattttagaCTGCTTGAAGCCAAGCAGACCAACATTAGTAAACATTGGATTAAGGAGTGTCATAGATGGTTTCCACACCAGAGATTCGTCGATGTTTACCGATACCGTGCCGCCGTATGACCATGGGTTCCAGGTGATTACTTCGTCTCTCCATATGATTGTGAAGAGACCAACGGTCACCAACTCGCTGGAAACTTCGTCAAGGTTGGCGATTGTTCTCAGATAAAAGTCTAACGTGGCATTTATGGTTTTGGTCTGGTCCATGATTGGTCTTGCATCCTTGTTGTATCCGGACAAGACGGCATTGTAAACGTTGTTGTACTCCGTCAAATTCCAGCCAAGAGACTGATTTGGTAACAGGATTATATGGAAAACCACAAACAGCACGggcttcattttttttctcttgatgAAGACCTATTTTCCTACTTTCAAAACGAGTAGAAAAAGAAAACTCGTCTGGTTCTCTATCTCTCTGTATTTGTAATGCAACAAAGGATGGTACGGGCTagtttatgtttcaaaatttaaagtgaAAAGTTAACATGTTTTCATTAAGTCTTAATAGGCTGATCAAATTGCCCTAGAATGTATTCAGATATTCAATGATAGtagacgtttttaaaaaaaaaatacaatgtaaagaCGATTTTGGCTATTTAATCTTTTGTCACGCTTTTCCCTTTGTCATTTTTGGGTCAAATAATTACATAATCAGCGGATTAATGTGCATTGAATATGTATACGGGATATTGGAAAACTacaatatcatttatttcaagaaGTGTTTGTTTTCTAGCTTGATATTCAAATCCATGCCTACCAAAATggatatttcatatcaaaactgttttaaacCTCTCGCAGCGCACAGAAGTCcgtgtacattgtacatgaatGTGAAAGGTTAAAGAAAACGCAAGGTTATCATTTACTTTTGCTAGATACAAAATAAATAGCAACGGTTGCATTTTGTGCAATCATAAACCTCAATAAGCATTTTAAGTTATCGGGTCTAAACAATACTAA includes:
- the LOC128189373 gene encoding neuronal acetylcholine receptor subunit alpha-6-like, which translates into the protein MKPVLFVVFHIILLPNQSLGWNLTEYNNVYNAVLSGYNKDARPIMDQTKTINATLDFYLRTIANLDEVSSELVTVGLFTIIWRDEVITWNPWSYGGTVSVNIDESLVWKPSMTLLNPMFTNVGLLGFKQSKIQYFYDGLAYWNIADRYQTTCDFDTTYFPFDKQTCEIKIMAWDYTTQVVMMYPLVSVVNLTYFTENGAWELLSTETRSETLSYYSVVVFSLNLKRRALFFVTNLLIPVFTMLILNTLVFILPPNSGERVGYSITCLLALAVFLTLVSEGLPQVSKPMPVIGYVLTVYLVISALICVETIYILRLHFREENEKIASFYVKIYRLFTCSFRTSGNKRTGTVRNFSSNVDLEDIKDPEKSEAAPLTWKILACCLDRICFLSNLSIVVLVAIVFFVIVNVMS